Genomic window (Gemmatimonadota bacterium):
ACGGCGCCGGCCCTGACGAGGGGCGCCAGCGACAGGATCGCCGTGGCGGCCAGGCACCCGGTGCACGCGACGCATTCAGCGTCCCTGATCTCATCCCGGTAGAGTTCGGCCAGGCCGTACACGAACCGGCCGAGGACGTCTGGATGGGCATGCGCATGCCCGTACCAGGTCGGATAATCCGCCGGATCGTGCAGGCGGAAGTCCGCGCTCAGGTCGATGACACGGGCCGACAGGCTGGAGAAATCGTCCCACCTCTTCATCGCCTCCCCGTGGGGCAGGCACAGGCACAGGACGTCGCAGGGCTCGAGGTCGGCCAGGGCGCTGAACTTGAGGTCCGTGACCCGCCGAAGGTTCGGATGGGACCGGCCGACGGGCTTGCCTGCGAGCGATTCCGACGTCACCTGCCCGATTTCGATTTCCGGGTGGAACAGGAGCAGGCGGAGCAGTTCCCCACCGCCGTATCCGGACGCGCCGGCGATAGACACCTTGATCATGATTGGGCCACCTTTACCAGATAATCGATGATTCGGCCGGGAATGTCCACGCCCGTCGGTTGTATGCTGTTCCGGAATTCCATGGTGTAGTTGACCTCGTTGACGAGGATCCCGTCCGGCGATTCCAGCAGGTCGACGGCCACCACGCCGCCGCCCACCGCTTCCGCGGCGCGGGCGGAAAGCGTACCCACGTCACCCTCCACGGGACAGTCGGCCGTCGTCCCGCCCAGGGCGGTGTTGGTCTTCCAGTGATCCGAGTACCGGTAGACGGCGCAGATGGTCTCGCCGTCGACCACGAAGGATCGGATGTCCCGGCCCGGCTTTTCGACGTACTCCTGGATGTAGATCACCGAATGCTGATATGACCCCAGGGTCTCCTTGTGCTCGAGCACCGCTTCGGCGGCATGACGGTCGTTGACCCGCGCGATGAGGCGCCCCCACGAACCGATGGGCGGCTTGACCACGACGGGATAGCCCATGGATTCCATTTCCTCCAGGGCCGACTCGGCCGTGAACGCGACGCGGGCTTTCGGCGTGGGTACCCCGTGGTCTACCAGCGCCATGGTCGTCAGGAACTTATTCCCGCACACGCGGGCCACCTCGTAGGAGTTGACGGTCCTGATGCCGCTGGCGTTGAGTATCTTCAGCGAGTTGAGGGCCCTGGAATGGTTGATGCACCGTTCGAGTATGACGTCGTGGTCGTACCGGTGGTTCTCCAGGTCGAAGACGATGCGCCGGTCGTCCAGCCGGTCGAAGACGATACCCCGTTTCGCCGCGGCCTCGAAGAGCATCTTCTGTTCCGTGGAAACGATGGACAGCAGCATGCCGATCTTCACGCGTCACGTCCCTCCTGTGCCACC
Coding sequences:
- the lysX gene encoding lysine biosynthesis protein LysX, translating into MKIGMLLSIVSTEQKMLFEAAAKRGIVFDRLDDRRIVFDLENHRYDHDVILERCINHSRALNSLKILNASGIRTVNSYEVARVCGNKFLTTMALVDHGVPTPKARVAFTAESALEEMESMGYPVVVKPPIGSWGRLIARVNDRHAAEAVLEHKETLGSYQHSVIYIQEYVEKPGRDIRSFVVDGETICAVYRYSDHWKTNTALGGTTADCPVEGDVGTLSARAAEAVGGGVVAVDLLESPDGILVNEVNYTMEFRNSIQPTGVDIPGRIIDYLVKVAQS